A window from Cyprinus carpio isolate SPL01 chromosome A11, ASM1834038v1, whole genome shotgun sequence encodes these proteins:
- the tmem183a gene encoding transmembrane protein 183A isoform X1, with the protein MPKKGNRKRLKFRAEDVCSESVTVADYANADPAIVKSGRVKKAVVNAIEKEVKLLCGLEASQGPVEEVLSSAVGVSNAAHESSDELDSEEGDEIKGSRKKKNKRRKENSKSIDGEEYPIDIWLVLAAYIRPEDVCRFSLICKNAWTATCTAAFWTRLYKRHYNLDADLPDRLQPDSIAKMHCLRARVIRSLFHLYEPFSLRVSKSPLLPESTPTTLLSSKCLLFWVNKVSGSRSEPMWEFNFKFVKLPTKGKNGCSLSLQLPRQYKEVHTNPDSDCYLLRVTTLNFIFTSVVMGMTLTLFTINVSTDMRHHRVRLEFQDSPVIRGKKLRGEQGVQVVLDPVHSMRLMDWWHPQYPIFSYD; encoded by the exons ATGCCCAAGAAAGGGAACCGAAAACGGCTGAAATTTAGAGCCGAGGATGTTTGCTCGGAGTCAG TAACTGTGGCTGACTATGCCAACGCCGATCCCGCCATCGTGAAGTCGGGCAGAGTTAAAAAGGCTGTTGTTAATGCAATTGAAAAAGAAG TGAAATTACTCTGTGGACTCGAGGCATCCCAGGGTCCCGTGGAGGAAGTGCTGTCCTCTGCAGTCGGTGTGAGTAATGCCGCCCATGAGAGCAGTGATGAACTGGACTCAGAGGAAGGGGATGAAATCAAAGGTTCccgcaaaaagaaaaacaaaagacgcAAAG AAAACAGTAAGAGCATAGATGGAGAGGAGTATCCCATTGATATTTGGCTTGTGCTTGCTGCATACATTCGGCCAGAAGACGTTTGCAGATTTTCTTTGATCTGCAAGAATGCCTGGACAGCCACGTGCACGGCTGCATTTTGGACACGACTCTACAAAAG GCACTATAATCTTGATGCAGACCTCCCCGATCGCCTTCAACCTGATTCTATTGCAAAGATGCATTGTCTTCGTGCCCGTGTGATTCGCTCGCTTTTTCACTTATATGAGCCCTTTAGCTTGCGGGTGTCCAAAAGCCCTCTTCTCCCTGAATCTACGCCTACCACACTCCTCAGTTCCAAG tgtttgttgttttgggtcAACAAAGTCTCTGGAAGTAGGTCAGAGCCGATGTGGGAATTCAACTTCAAGTTTGTGAAACTG CCAACCAAGGGCAAAAATGGATGCAGTTTGAGTCTTCAGCTGCCCAGGCAGTATAAAGAGGTTCACACTAATCCAGACTCGGACTGTTATCTGCTGCGGGTCACTACCCTCAATTTCATTTTCACTTCTGTTGTGATGGGCATGACTTTAACTTTG TTCACCATTAATGTGAGCACAGACATGAGGCACCACCGAGTGCGCCTGGAGTTCCAGGATTCACCAGTAATTCGCGGGAAGAAGCTTAGGGGTGAACAGGGGGTGCAGGTAGTGCTGGACCCTGTCCACAGCATGCGCCTCATGGACTGGTGGCACCCTCAGTACCCCATATTCTCATATGATTAG
- the tmem183a gene encoding transmembrane protein 183A isoform X2, producing MPKKGNRKRLKFRAEDVCSESVTVADYANADPAIVKSGRVKKAVVNAIEKEVKLLCGLEASQGPVEEVLSSAVGVSNAAHESSDELDSEEGDEIKGSRKKKNKRRKEDVCRFSLICKNAWTATCTAAFWTRLYKRHYNLDADLPDRLQPDSIAKMHCLRARVIRSLFHLYEPFSLRVSKSPLLPESTPTTLLSSKCLLFWVNKVSGSRSEPMWEFNFKFVKLPTKGKNGCSLSLQLPRQYKEVHTNPDSDCYLLRVTTLNFIFTSVVMGMTLTLFTINVSTDMRHHRVRLEFQDSPVIRGKKLRGEQGVQVVLDPVHSMRLMDWWHPQYPIFSYD from the exons ATGCCCAAGAAAGGGAACCGAAAACGGCTGAAATTTAGAGCCGAGGATGTTTGCTCGGAGTCAG TAACTGTGGCTGACTATGCCAACGCCGATCCCGCCATCGTGAAGTCGGGCAGAGTTAAAAAGGCTGTTGTTAATGCAATTGAAAAAGAAG TGAAATTACTCTGTGGACTCGAGGCATCCCAGGGTCCCGTGGAGGAAGTGCTGTCCTCTGCAGTCGGTGTGAGTAATGCCGCCCATGAGAGCAGTGATGAACTGGACTCAGAGGAAGGGGATGAAATCAAAGGTTCccgcaaaaagaaaaacaaaagacgcAAAG AAGACGTTTGCAGATTTTCTTTGATCTGCAAGAATGCCTGGACAGCCACGTGCACGGCTGCATTTTGGACACGACTCTACAAAAG GCACTATAATCTTGATGCAGACCTCCCCGATCGCCTTCAACCTGATTCTATTGCAAAGATGCATTGTCTTCGTGCCCGTGTGATTCGCTCGCTTTTTCACTTATATGAGCCCTTTAGCTTGCGGGTGTCCAAAAGCCCTCTTCTCCCTGAATCTACGCCTACCACACTCCTCAGTTCCAAG tgtttgttgttttgggtcAACAAAGTCTCTGGAAGTAGGTCAGAGCCGATGTGGGAATTCAACTTCAAGTTTGTGAAACTG CCAACCAAGGGCAAAAATGGATGCAGTTTGAGTCTTCAGCTGCCCAGGCAGTATAAAGAGGTTCACACTAATCCAGACTCGGACTGTTATCTGCTGCGGGTCACTACCCTCAATTTCATTTTCACTTCTGTTGTGATGGGCATGACTTTAACTTTG TTCACCATTAATGTGAGCACAGACATGAGGCACCACCGAGTGCGCCTGGAGTTCCAGGATTCACCAGTAATTCGCGGGAAGAAGCTTAGGGGTGAACAGGGGGTGCAGGTAGTGCTGGACCCTGTCCACAGCATGCGCCTCATGGACTGGTGGCACCCTCAGTACCCCATATTCTCATATGATTAG
- the tmem183a gene encoding transmembrane protein 183A isoform X3, whose protein sequence is MGQSVKKMLLSMKLLCGLEASQGPVEEVLSSAVGVSNAAHESSDELDSEEGDEIKGSRKKKNKRRKENSKSIDGEEYPIDIWLVLAAYIRPEDVCRFSLICKNAWTATCTAAFWTRLYKRHYNLDADLPDRLQPDSIAKMHCLRARVIRSLFHLYEPFSLRVSKSPLLPESTPTTLLSSKCLLFWVNKVSGSRSEPMWEFNFKFVKLPTKGKNGCSLSLQLPRQYKEVHTNPDSDCYLLRVTTLNFIFTSVVMGMTLTLFTINVSTDMRHHRVRLEFQDSPVIRGKKLRGEQGVQVVLDPVHSMRLMDWWHPQYPIFSYD, encoded by the exons ATGGGTCAGAGTGTTAAGAAGATGCTCTTGTCCA TGAAATTACTCTGTGGACTCGAGGCATCCCAGGGTCCCGTGGAGGAAGTGCTGTCCTCTGCAGTCGGTGTGAGTAATGCCGCCCATGAGAGCAGTGATGAACTGGACTCAGAGGAAGGGGATGAAATCAAAGGTTCccgcaaaaagaaaaacaaaagacgcAAAG AAAACAGTAAGAGCATAGATGGAGAGGAGTATCCCATTGATATTTGGCTTGTGCTTGCTGCATACATTCGGCCAGAAGACGTTTGCAGATTTTCTTTGATCTGCAAGAATGCCTGGACAGCCACGTGCACGGCTGCATTTTGGACACGACTCTACAAAAG GCACTATAATCTTGATGCAGACCTCCCCGATCGCCTTCAACCTGATTCTATTGCAAAGATGCATTGTCTTCGTGCCCGTGTGATTCGCTCGCTTTTTCACTTATATGAGCCCTTTAGCTTGCGGGTGTCCAAAAGCCCTCTTCTCCCTGAATCTACGCCTACCACACTCCTCAGTTCCAAG tgtttgttgttttgggtcAACAAAGTCTCTGGAAGTAGGTCAGAGCCGATGTGGGAATTCAACTTCAAGTTTGTGAAACTG CCAACCAAGGGCAAAAATGGATGCAGTTTGAGTCTTCAGCTGCCCAGGCAGTATAAAGAGGTTCACACTAATCCAGACTCGGACTGTTATCTGCTGCGGGTCACTACCCTCAATTTCATTTTCACTTCTGTTGTGATGGGCATGACTTTAACTTTG TTCACCATTAATGTGAGCACAGACATGAGGCACCACCGAGTGCGCCTGGAGTTCCAGGATTCACCAGTAATTCGCGGGAAGAAGCTTAGGGGTGAACAGGGGGTGCAGGTAGTGCTGGACCCTGTCCACAGCATGCGCCTCATGGACTGGTGGCACCCTCAGTACCCCATATTCTCATATGATTAG